GGCGCAAGTTGACTAATCAATAATTAAATATAATCTTTGTAAATAAAATCTTCTCTGTTTAATCTTCTAGGGCATCAAGGGCGAACGATCTGGTGAAGAGAGTCTACGGAAGCTCGGTCCCCGTGCTCCACGGGGAGAAGCTGTCAGTAAGGATACTGGTAGGTGTCTGGCTGTCTGCACTCTGCAGTGTCTAATAAGTCAATGACCAGCAGCTAGCCTATCCATGTGCCCGGTGTATGTTCCTCACTCGTTGCTCACATCGCGTGTCGCCGCTTCCGTTCGCGCAGGTCGATCACTCCATCGTGGAGAGCTTTGCGCAAGGCGGACGCACCTGCATCACGTCGCGCGTGTACCCAACAAGAGCCATCTACGAAGCCGCCCGCGTGTTCCTCTTCAACAATGCCACGAATGCTCATGTTACTGCAAAATCCGTCAAGGTCTGGCAGCTGAACTCCGCCTACATCCGGCCATACTCGGCGAGTTCTCTATGAGCAGGGTGGCAGGCCGGCAGTGCCTGTATGAACTGGTTTGTAGAGTAGGGATTGCTTAATTGTTCGGCTTTTCTTGCTCTTCCTCTGGAACTATTACCCAAGCAACAAATTGATGAAGAGGGAAGAGACAGGGTGTAATTTTTGGGGGCAACAATGTTTCATTTGTTGCATGAATAATGCGCATCAACATGTGTAACATtctttttttctcctttttaCTAGTGCGTAGACTAATAATCTTCACAGGCCATCTCCTCACGAGAAAAAAAATCTCCACGAAATAAAAATGTTATGGCCCTGGTGTAAAATTGAGATTTCTTCCAACTGGAGGGGTTACTTGGTAACCTTTTTTCGGGCTGAATATAAATAACTAGCTTGTCCAAGTAGAAAAAGCCCAAGATACAGATAGTTACTCGGCCCATGCGGCGACCAATTCCCTAACAGGCCGTGACGGCGCAGTTGAATGCTTCCTTTTGTGTTTTCTacaggagggagggaggagtaTAAAGGAAAGAAACGCGTGCCTACGGGTTTTTGTGTCCGTGGTGTGAGCTGTGATGGTGACGTTATTTTGCAGAGTTTCTTTAACAGTCCATGAcgatgttttttttttaaataaCGGCTCTCTAGCTCTCTCTCTAGCTCTCACTCATGTTTCATACAGTATTAATGAAGGGatctattatattatattaatAAGGGAGTGTTGTCACTACGTTCACCAAGAGAATCTAGAAATTCATAGGTTAATCTAAAAAAGAGAAGAGTTTACACCATTGAATTTTATGAAAATCTAACGGTCAAAATTAACTCAAGAGACCATATCAAATACGATTAATAAATAGCTATTTTCGGatttaaaaaattaaaaaaattaggACATTACCAAAGAGTCCATGCCGAATACTATTATTAAATAGCTAAATTTGGATTTAGAGAAATAAGAAAATTAGGACCTAATCAAGGAGTTCATGTCGAATACAATTAGTAAATAGGTAAATTTAGgattataaaaataaaaaattaagaaaaaaTAGGACATGACCAAAGAGTCCATACCAAATAAGATTAGTTAGTAAATAgctaaattcaaaataaaaaataataaaattagGACTTAGAGTCAATGTTGAATACAATTAATAATAGTTAAATTTGAGATTATAAAGATAAGAAAATTAGCATTAGGACTTGGCAAAAAAATTACTACTAGCAAAATATCTATATTCGAAATTAATTTAAGAAAATTAGCAATTGACCAAAGAGTCCATATAAAATATGATTAATAAATAGATAAATGCAAGAATTAAAATACAGAAAAAATAAACAGTTGATTTATACAATAATTAATAAGCAAGTTAGAAAGGAAAATAGCTAAATAGATATATAGTATGGTCAAATGCAAATATTAAAAATCCAAATTTGAGTTAAAAATAGGACTACAAGTTCACAAACATTTCATGTCAAATAAAGTTAGCAAATAGCTAAATATAGAATTAAAATTAATAGAATTAGTAGTTAGTTTGTATatgaattttgaacaaagtgTTAAAAGAAGCCATCACGTTCGCTGAGAAGGTCTAGAAATTACCATATTAATCGAAAAAGGAGAAAATCGATGAGTTAGCCATGAAGAAACTTAACCAAATAGTAGCATACTCTACACAGTTAGAACATAGAAAAGTTGCTAAGAAGTGATTTTGATTTGAAAAATGATGAGCAGAAGAGAGCCTCTAAACATAGAAAATCCATAGGTAACTAGGGTAACAAAATTAGGGGCATAGCAATGATTGCACCATGGTGCAACCATGTCATAGCCACAACACAATCTTAGCCTAATCACCAAGTTGATGATTACTCTAACATGAATTGCATTGTCGTTATTATCAAAGCATGGTGATCAACACTAGCGACAACAAGAAAAACGGAGATGGTGATATTTTGCTTATGTAGAATTGTCATTTGTTGATGGTCAAGAGCTAAAAAAATTAGAAGAGAAGAAATGATAGATGATACAACCACTGTGGAGATGATGCGAGATTTAGAACACTGCAACTTGAAAATCAATATTTGACATGCAAGCCCGTCCATAGCAAGCCACGGGTAGTGTTCAAAAGTAATGACGTGCACTATCGGTGATGAATCTTCGATTACCATAGTATAGCGGGCAAAGATTTTTGGAGCATAATAGAGATAGCTATACCTAAGATAATATGAGAGCATGTATTACGGGGTGATATCAAAGGGTGATCGAAGGATGATGAAAAGAAAGTATAGTATAATTTTGGTGGTATATATATATTGAACCACTTACCTAAATCTTCTCTTACAAATCTAGAAATAATTTATTTATCATGCACGGTAACTAGAACACTCAAGAGAAATTGTATGTCGcaagtattttttttaaaaaaaataatattcattttaaaataaaatatataatatTTAGTTACTTTCAGTAAATACCCAAAAGATGTATAAAGCATCCATTTTTCTTCTAAAATATTATACAAAAATACACTACAAAATAtaacaagaaaaaaaaagattgcACCCGTGTCTAGACCACGACCATGAGGAAAAAAATAATTACAAAGGAACAGCTaaacaaaactatttgcatTCAATATTTTACgtaaaaaaatctaaaaatttgGGAAAAGATTAGGTACACGCGCTATTTGCACGGGGCAGCTTGCTAGTTGTAAGTATTGTGGCATCAAAAAATGGTGGCAATTGAGCATACCTAGATTAGGCTTGGAGCAAGCACCTCGCCCATGCTTTCTCCAGCAGTTTTCGTAGATCTTTTCTTTGGGATGGACGAATGTATAGTGGGTCTTTAAAAGCCTTATGATCAAGATCAGGGGAGATAAGTGCCTATCTCAAAAGAAAACTTTAAAAGTTCCATCTCTGTCCAATAAACCcttggtggtagttgctctggTTTTGATCGTCTGGCAGTTTTGGTATGGATCGAATTTGCAAGCGCTCGGTGGATATGCTCATGATGTTCTGATGTCGAAGAATATGTAATACTTCTTTTGTAGATTGTTTTGGTAAatttaaatatataattttttttacGGATCTAGACATAGTGTATATATTTAGGTGCATATAAAAAATTATACCAAAACGACCAGATTGTAAATATTAACAACCTTTTAACAGACTAGAGTTGACTTACAATGGTATGCGAGCTAGCCAGCTGCATTGACATGCCACGCTGACCAATCTAATCTGTCATATCGATTCCATGACCTTATCAGGATGCTCTACGAAACCATCCTCAAATAAAGCAGCATATTACTGCCTAGTGCCTAGTGCCTAGCCTGAGCTTCCAATGTTGTTTCCATTATCCGCCGCGTGCACAGTGGCAGCAGCCTTGGGCCTTGGTCCTTGGATAAGCGAGAGGATACATATATGATAAATCAGTATAGATCATAGCCAGCAGACACTTATTTTCTTGACAAGGCTCGTCACGGGGTCATCGCGCGGAAGCGCCAAATCACCTGCCGATTCCACCGAAACAGTGGAACGCGCGTCGTATCGTCTACACGGCTGGGACAGCATCGACATGACGGTTCCGAGGCTGCCGCGCGAACTGTGCTCGCAACATGGCATCCgggaagcagcaatcattgAGCCATGAGGAGGGGAACGCAACCACGATCACATCAAACCGGTGCAGCGTCGATCGATCATCGCTGGATCCGTTCCATGCATGTAACAGGGGTAGGCGGCCGGAGTACTCTCTGGGAGGGcgacgggcggccggccggtggCGAGTGGACAGGTGAGAAGAGGAGGATCAGAGGAACAGCACGCGACAGAGGGGGAAAGAGAGCGCAGGCCCAGGAGGGGAGAGGCGCTAGCTagggttaaggtcgcagcagtGCAGCTATGGCGAAGCCTAGGTGTAGACATATGGGGATGGTCGCACCGTTATATCCCTGTAGATGCGCAACGCAAAAGGGATCCATCACATCGGCTCGATCGCTAGCCTCCCTCATAATTGCGCCAGGGGCAGCACCAcacagcagcagcggcagccgCTGGCTAGCCATGCCAATGCCATGCTCGCCTAGTGGCCTGGTTGCCTGGTTGCGCTCGGCTCCCCAAACTGTCACCTcacgcggccggccggccggcgcgctTGACTGACTCCTTCTGCCTGCTGCTGCGCCGCGCACAGGCTTTGGCAGCCGGCCAGCCGCAGCCTGCCAGTGCTCTGCCGCCTGCCTCGTCCGCGCCTGCGTGGCCGCAGTTCTGATCGTCGGCTAGCGCGGCACGCTGTAGAGAGGCTGCCCTGCGACCCTGCCCCCCCGGCCGCGCGCCTGCCGTGCACGCGCAACGAGATGCGCTTTGCTTGGTGCTCGCTCCTACGCCGCGCCCGCACCGCACTGCACCCCGCGTGGCGCCGCCGTTGTATGCATGCGTGGAGCACCGTCTTCTTGTCGTCGTGGGGAAGTATGCACGTACTTTTTCGGGGGATAGGGACTCGTCCCGGCGGTTCGCCAGTAGTAGATGTAGATGGATTGATGGCTTTGGGGACGCTGGCCGGGTATGCGTGCTGAATTAACGGCATGTTTATTAGCACCATCCTCGATTTATTTTTTTATCAAATACACAAGAGAACTTCGTATCATTGCATTATTATAGGATAAAAAACATTTACAAAATCAACGCACTATGCCGTGGCATGTGCTGCTGGGAGTCAGGATCACAGGCCCTGCCCACCGAGACAACCCTTACAGACAGACACTAAGATTACTCGTGAACTAAGCAACCTAGATTAGAAGCGCAGGCTTGGATCCACAACTCCCCTTGGCACTTGATCCTGGAAATCAAGTCGGTCACCGAGGTTGCACCGTCACAGAAGACGCGGGCCGGGCATTCCGCTCTTTCCAAATTTACCAGGTGACAAGGGTGAAGAGGGAGTTGAAtcatttcttcttcttgccgtGATGGAAGATGTGGAGAGAACGCCACCAATCCTGGATAGAACAGCCATTGACGGGAGGGGGCACGGCTTACTGAACGCCGATTGGATGTGCCACCAAACTTGTCTAAGTGTTCGAACAGGAGACGAAGAGGTGGGCATACGACTGATTCTCCTGGTCGACTTATTATATGTCACCTTTTGCGGTGATAAATTTGGCCCTCAAGGTATTGCATGTGTCTCAAGGGCTATATGGATGTAAGTCACCTGTCATGCATCAACTGATATATTTCACTTTAATAAAGCTATCAACAGAAAGGGTACGTTTTGATGCCATGCATAAGAATACTGTAATGATAATCAAAACTAAAAACATGTTGTCTCATTTCAGTGAAGGTTACATTAGCTACTATAATGTTAAAATATCTCCTGCCATCCAGGGCAATAGACAATTTTTAGAACATGTAATTTCGGTGTAAATATCAAAGGCAGCTACCATGCTGCATACATATCGGTGACAAAAATGATACAATGGAAATAATGAAAAATTTACTACAACATGACATAAAAAAGGTCTTGAAACACGACTTTCAGCAACAATACTTTAGTAGTATAATTATATGCCACCATTAAATTCTAATATTGCAAAAACATTTTTCTTGACAAATACATATCTATGATTTTTTGTGTTTTCATTTTAATGTTTCAGAAAGATATTGGTAGCCATTATTATTGTTTCTTAAAGCTTGCCAAGTTGTATTTTTTGGCAAAACAAGACTACATATGTTTTTGTGACCGAGGGAGTAGAGGTGAAGATTAGGAAAAGCTAAAGTCGAAGATGTTCGGACAAATATCCAGCTAGAATTATCTCCATATTGTATATAAGAGGCAACATACGCACGGCAACCTCATGTTACAGATATTGAAAAAAGAAATGGACCTGAAGCAGAATTAGGTGGAGAAAAAGAGTACAACACATAGATACGGTTACTGATCGAGATACATTTCGAGATCCTCTGGAGGAAACATCAGAGCTAGTACTTAACTAGCTGCCAGCAGCGGGATATTGAGGGACCGAGGCGGAACCGCGGAAGCCTAGCATATGAAGCTGAAGCACAATGGTAGATCATTTCCAGCCGGTGAAGGTCAAAACGGAGCAATGCCCATGGTAGAtgctgctgcagctgcagcggcagcggcggcggtgacgTAGAGACCATCCTTGAAAAGCATGCATTCACCTCCCTCCTACAAACCGCAGCAAGAAATTAAAAGCATGCTTGAGGTTTCGACTACACAGTAGTACATGATCAGGGTTTGGTCTTCGTAGGATCTTACCTGACTTTGGATAGAGGTCTTCTTCATGCCCTGATCCGGCATGAGACCGAAATGGATGTGTGGGAAATGGGCCCACTGATGCATAGACGAGAGAGGGAAATTGAATTTAGCCAACATATCATACACTATTTTTTTTGAACGGTATATATCATACACTATAAATATGGACTATGAGTATGAACTTGGAAGATCTCATGCGCTTGAGAAAGAGAGGAGCGATTTACATTCTTGGCAGCTGCGCTGAAAGCCTCCCTGTGGGTGATGTCCGGATTGCTGGCCTTGATGCGCTGGATCTCATCTCTATAGATGGACAAAATAGCGCATGGGTATTAGCAAGACTGTCAATTTGCTATAACTGCACGCTAAAGGGAAAACAAACTTATAGTCTTGTATAGTGAAACCAACGAATAAACTCACTTGATGAATCGGTTGTACGCGGAAGGAACTCTCTGCCGCTTCTCTGCAGCTGCAGAAAAAAAACACACAACAAGTCGAGTTAAATAAAAGAACTTTTTTTTTGTTGCAAAGATAGAGAAACTACATCAAATAGTGTCATGCAACAGGGGCGACTTGGCCAACAATGTTCTGCACATGTTTTTGTTATCGGCCCTAAAGATCACTGTTGGATCTCCGGTGTGTTTTGCACTTGCACATTTCAACACTTTGTTCTGCTCTATTTTTTTCATACTGTTCGTATTTAATTTTAAAGTTGGGGTTTGGGAAGAGTCTCCGTGAACGTACTGTGTAAAGAATCGCACATACAGAAGCCACTATTTAACTGACGTGCGAACTATTTACCCTTGACCTCTAAAAGATAATAGCCTTTAAGAAAAAGAGGGGGGGAAACGACTGGTCAAAATCTCAAGAGACAAGAGGATCAAGCTAAGCTGCATCCCTGAATGCGTGCTCACAAGAACTGTGTGCAGCCCACACAGCCACTGGAGCTCCTCTCTTGACTATAGCTCGCTACTACCTTCTATTGCACTCAAACGATGAAGAGGGAAATGGGAGAACTGACGATCTGGCACTCACGTTTGTTACCCGACGCCACGCTCTTGGGCAGCTGCTGCGGCTCCTGCGGTGCAGgtttcaccggcggcggcggcggcgccgccatgGACATGACCGACGACGCGTtgttgccgccgccgcagctgttGTTCATGCTGGTGAGGGTGCTCATGCAGGCGCTCGCCGGTTCAGCACTCGGCAGGCTCGGCGCTTGGAGCGGCATCGTCATCTCGTCCTGCAGGAAGATCGATCACGCATCAACGATACGGTGAAGAAGAAGGGCGCAGCAGCCAGCAAGCATTTGCGAAGTTACGGTGCGTACAAGCAGGCCGTGCGGGGAGGTTGGGGAGAGGAGAGCCTgctgctggccgccgccgccgccgaagggGAGCTGGTTGttggcggccgccgccgtcggcaaCAGGAGGCCGCGGAGGTTGACGGAGAGCAGGTTGGCGCAGTGGCCGCAGCGCACGGTGACCGTCTTAAACAGGCTGCTGCACGGCACGCCCACCTGCAAGCAGTACGTGGACGACTGAAGGTAAGTTTCCTCGTCGCGGAAGCGGCCGGAACCATGCATGAATCCGATATGTACCGCGAGGATGGTGTCGCAGCACTTGCAGTGCACGTAGCAgagctgctcctgctccgccgGCTGCTGCGGCGCGAGGTGCTGGTCCAGGGCGAACGTCTCCGGCACCGGCACCGACGACATCATCGCGCCAAGCTTTTGTGCTGCTTCCACGGAGCAGTAGAGACCTCTCCTCTTCCCAGCCGGTGGGTGCGGTAGCCGCGCAACAAGCTGTCCGGTACTCGGGGTGGCCGGCGCTGGAGAGATCAAGGCATTTTACGACTTGGAAGAGCAGAAGGCCCTGCCTTGGCGAGTGGCGAGTGGGATGGAGGGATCGGATGAGCACGGGAGTGAGGGGATGGGGCGAGGGGGGCTTTATATAGGGGCGTGCAGGACGGCCCGCCCGGCTCGGCCCCCCCTGGCCCGGGCGCTGGATGCGGTGTGGCATCTCGATGTGACGAGCTGGTCGATCGGCGCTGGATTTGACGCGAGAGCGGCTCGTCACCTGGCGGATTTGATTGACGGGCCTGCCCGATTCGAGAAAGCCTCGGATCTGTTGTTGCCTGTTGCCCCCGGTTCGTTTGATTGAATGAGAGCCGAGAGAGGCAACCGGGGCAGAGAGAGACAATGGCCGCGAGGCTGCTTTGCTTCGGGTCATCGGGCGGTGAGTGAATGTGAATGGGCGCAGGCCAGGGGCAAAATTGGGAAGGGCATCGAGGGCAGGGCAGGGCAGGGCAGGCAGCAAAGCCGAGGGAGGgcgtcctctctctctctctctctctgtggcTGGTCTGGTCTGGTCTGGTCTGGTCTCTGCTAGGCTGTGGGAACAGTGGCGGCAGCAGTAGCCGCTAGCGACTGTTTGTCTGAAAAGCGGGCAGGGCCGGAATGAGTGGTGGGGATCGGTCGCGGACGACAGAGCCAGTAGTGGGCCACTGGGCCGGCCCGCCCCCGCCGGCCCCAACTAGTTAGCGACCGGCCTGGCGCGTGATGTGGTCTGGTCCTGTCCCGGTGCGGTCGTCGCAACTTTTGACACGTTCGTTCGGTGCCCTTGTTACAGTGCCGCCACGGTACTACTGCTACTATTTCCGGCCACCGATTAGCATAACTGCCCACGTCACCGATTAGGCGGTCGCCGTCGAGCAAGCCGTGGACGATCTAGCTCGGACATGTTAGCTCCAAtccaggcgcgcgcgcgtgcactgTTTCATGCGCCCTCACACGCAGGCGCGGTCCTATCAGGGCGGAGCTGCCACCATTGACACCGCGCGAGCTGAGGTCCCTTCCGTTTCGATTCggtgccgccgcgcgcgcgctagGTGAGCTACTCGCCCGTCTGCCAAGGCTGAGGGCCGGGCGGCCGGCCAGTGGCTGTGCAGGCATGCGATCGCAGCGTGCCAAGAGCAGCAGGATCGGCAGGGCTAGCTAGACACGGCGGCCTGCGGCTGCGCCCGAATTGATTGCCCCAACGCGAGTGGTCTGTGGTGATACAGAAACGTAACCCGCCCGGCCGTATCCTTGCCCTGGACGTACGTACAGCGACGAGCATTGAGCACGTACGTCTGGCCTAGCTAGAGCCTGCCGCGCCGATGACAAGGCGTGGCGCCGGCGTGCCCTGTGGCCGAGGCCGGTCAGGTCTGTTGGGGCGAGACGGAATGGTGCCCGTAACTAGCTAGGAACCCCTGCCGCAATTTGTGCCCCGGAAAAACGACCTAAGTGGAGACAAAAGCAGGTTAGGCAGGCGCGGCAGAGCCCAGAGGGAAGGTAGCTAGGATCAGTCGCCGCTCGCCGGGACCGCCGGCCAGTGCACTTTCGTCGCCTGCCGGGGGGCGCCGGGCGCGGCAGCAAGAAATGTGCAGCGCGTTGCATTGCatggcccctcctcgccgctctAGCTAGGCTAGCTCGTGCTCTGGTGCATGCCCCaacgccggccgccgtgccggaATATATATGTACCGGTCTGCTTGTGTGCACTGGCCATCCCACCAGACCGACCGGCGGCCGGCCGTTGCCTGCTAGAGAAACAGGCCAGGCTCCGTCGGTCGCGAGtggcaggcgcgcgcggccgcgtctTGGCCGTATTTGCAGCGCGTGGAGCGTTGTTTCACTCTCGCAGGAGCTGCCAGTAGTGGGCGCACTTCTTTCCTGGAGAGAATCAATCATTCCACAGACCGCCAGGACAGGAGCTCGTCGTCACGTTTTCCTTTCCGCATTCAGTCTTCCTGCTCGACACGTTTTTTCCGGGAGAATCCTGCGATCTGCCCGGACGCAGCGTGCTTCGTTGCTGCATTATTGCTGCTAGCTAGATACACTAGCCACAGCGATAGAGGGCTAGGCAGCTGCCGGAGCTGAGCCTGGCCGGGAGCACAGGCAGGAATTCCCTGTCGTGTAAAAGCGTGTACATCCAGCGTTGCTACGAGTACTTTTTTCACGTTTGGCAACACACAGCGTACATGCATGTACGTAGCCGGCCTCGATGGAAGGGCTACAGCCTGCTAGCTAGCTGCGTGTTTGACAGTTTACACAGATCAGTAGATCACCGTAGCAGGGCAGCAGGCTAACCGCAACTTTGCCTTGTCTAGGTTCTACGCTATGCACGTAGCGGCACCAAGGTCAACTTAGCCGATTCTTCATGCTTTTTTTTCCCTTGGGGAATAAGCTTGAATTTGCACGGACAGTTAGTTACTTTATGGAGATCAATAATATAATGGCATGGTGTAGTCACAAAAATTGAacaagttttgcatcaaattGAGCTAGTCATATACTTAAACATTTAAAATTAAATACCGAGCTTATTTCATTTTGTTAGGACAAGCATTTGGCCAATAAATAATCTATTAATACTCCAATTCATATTAAAAAATACTTTCTTATGAGCATACTTTTTGCATCACATGAATAGAAACACATTAATAGATTATTTTTTAGAGCCTCCTCTTGTTCTAACAAAACGAAATACCTCTTGCAAAAAAGACTAGAGGGAGTACTCCCAGGGGCGGATCTACTGTAGGTGCATGGGGGTACAGCTGTACCCCAATTTTTTTGCAAAATCACCCGACATATATACCTCTCAATATATTGTACACGTACAATGCCTTGCAAATATGAAGCCTAAGTGCTAAACGTGAGCGAAACAGTCACAAAGAGCCCACTATACTGCTATCCTCCAGGGTGATACAAGCATTAGTTTTGTTACGAGAATGCAACCAGCTTGACACAGGTAATAATTTGAATCTTAGTTGTGCTCATTTTGTTCATTTAGGTTCAATTCTAACAGAACGAGAACGCTATGTAGTTCCTTCCAAACTCTAAAACTGCTGCATATCCCTCCTGATACTACAAGCTGGTTGCTGCGGCAAGGTGAGAGAGTAACTTTTTTTACATTGGACCTTGCAAAGATCGATCGCTAAGGCTATTTTCCTCGATGCATTATCAATGAAGATGTTATATCAAATACTAGGAAATATCAAGAGAAAATTATGTTTTTTTACAATATACAATTGGATATCGTTTCACTTTCACGGCTTGTATCCTTCAAATTTTGGTGGACTGTTCGTACCCTATAGTTGAAATCCTGGATCTGCCACCGAGTACTCCTCGTGAAAATGTGAGGGTGCGGCTCCTTATGCCAATGCTCAAACCCTGATGCCTTAAATGGTGCACGAGATTGCAGATGCTAAGGTAGCCTTAACTGTAAATAAATGGCTTTTACAGGATATTGCAGGGAGCACAGCCTAACAGAAGGCCTGAAGAGTAGTACACAGGTCAACAGGCTAGCTACTTTTGCAGAAGCAAGGTCAAACCGTTCATCGGTTCATGTGTAGCGCGATCAAGCAAGTTAGTACGCCTCAACGGCAGCATGAAACGTTATTCCGTGACGGCGTGAGGCGATCAGGAAGCTAGTGAGTGCCTATCTAAATAGTACTAGGAGAGATAAACCCATGTTGACCCACTGGGCCGATACAAGCTGGACGCCTGGCGTAACCTTGGCCCAACGCGTTCCGAGGCCCAAATCCTCCTCCCGCGCGGCCGGCGGGCCCGACGAACCATGGCGAGTAGCCACCAGCACAACATGCCAGTCCCCACGCTGCGGGCCTGCGGCGTTGCGTCGAGACTCCTGGCgccggggcggccggcggcggcgcagggcgaGCGGCGCGTCATGTCAGCGCACAGGCAGCTACGGTGAGGgcgcccgccgccgtccggcGAGCGCGGGCCTCATAAATGAGATCTTCTCCGCGTCGGCGCGTTTGTCGTCCTCCGGTGAGCTGTGTATTTCTCCTACCTAGAAAGTGATTTACTTCAACATATGTCATACTCCTATATGACATCGACGCATGGTTTTTGCATCCGCAACAAAGAT
The sequence above is drawn from the Panicum hallii strain FIL2 chromosome 7, PHallii_v3.1, whole genome shotgun sequence genome and encodes:
- the LOC112901278 gene encoding protein YABBY 5-like translates to MMSSVPVPETFALDQHLAPQQPAEQEQLCYVHCKCCDTILAVGVPCSSLFKTVTVRCGHCANLLSVNLRGLLLPTAAAANNQLPFGGGGGQQQALLSPTSPHGLLDEMTMPLQAPSLPSAEPASACMSTLTSMNNSCGGGNNASSVMSMAAPPPPPVKPAPQEPQQLPKSVASGNKPAEKRQRVPSAYNRFIKDEIQRIKASNPDITHREAFSAAAKNWAHFPHIHFGLMPDQGMKKTSIQSQEGGECMLFKDGLYVTAAAAAAAAAASTMGIAPF